The following proteins are co-located in the uncultured Fusobacterium sp. genome:
- the rpsQ gene encoding 30S ribosomal protein S17, producing MRNERKVREGIVVSDKMDKTIVVAIETMALHPIYKKRVKSTTKFKAHDENNVAQTGDRVRIMETRPLSRDKRWRLVEIVEKAR from the coding sequence GAAAGAAAAGTTAGAGAAGGAATAGTTGTTTCTGACAAGATGGATAAAACAATCGTTGTTGCAATAGAAACAATGGCTTTACATCCAATCTATAAAAAGAGAGTAAAAAGCACTACTAAGTTTAAAGCTCACGATGAAAACAATGTAGCTCAAACTGGAGATAGAGTAAGAATTATGGAAACTAGACCATTATCAAGAGATAAAAGATGGAGACTAGTAGAGATTGTTGAAAAAGCTAGATAA